A window of Acidobacteriota bacterium contains these coding sequences:
- a CDS encoding polymer-forming cytoskeletal protein, whose translation METSNPTRPESSHLGKSFHFKGDITGTEDIYIDGEVEGTIQLPNQIVTIGPNGTVNADVLARELVVHGKVKGNAKAQDRIEVGRSGSVLGDMAMARISIQDGAFIQGRVDICVGGSATTLAPAPAAEEPAYSAPISAAATAAPSGGPQQGRLLDRRV comes from the coding sequence GTGGAAACCAGTAATCCAACTCGTCCGGAAAGCTCCCATCTTGGTAAGTCGTTTCACTTCAAAGGCGACATCACCGGCACGGAAGACATCTACATAGATGGAGAGGTGGAGGGAACGATTCAGTTACCCAACCAAATTGTGACCATCGGCCCCAATGGCACTGTCAATGCCGATGTGCTGGCGCGAGAACTAGTCGTGCACGGCAAGGTCAAGGGGAACGCCAAGGCGCAGGATCGCATCGAAGTGGGCCGCAGCGGTTCGGTGCTGGGCGATATGGCCATGGCCCGCATCTCGATCCAGGATGGCGCCTTTATTCAAGGCCGGGTTGATATTTGCGTGGGCGGCAGCGCCACCACCTTGGCTCCGGCGCCAGCGGCCGAAGAGCCCGCTTACTCGGCTCCGATTTCTGCGGCGGCCACGGCTGCCCCCAGCGGCGGCCCACAGCAAGGGCGCCTTTTAGATCGACGCGTTTGA